The Coffea arabica cultivar ET-39 chromosome 2c, Coffea Arabica ET-39 HiFi, whole genome shotgun sequence genome includes the window TTTCTTACATAAAAATTctgtcttttttctttctctggaATTTTGGTTTCTTCGAGTTTTGAGCACTTATTTCGTTCTTGTTGTTGGTCAAAGTTTCTATTTTTGGTTTGAACTTTGATTCATTTGCGATGATGGTCTTGGTTTTTCTTGACTTTCCAGTGGCGTATCAAGATTTTATATTTGGATTGGTTCGTTTTTAATCATTAATGGtgtttatttttctgcttttttttttgttttttggggggggggggggggggggggggggggggggggggggttggggtGCTGGTGATTGGATATGCAGGCGTTATACTTCTGTGTACCATTTAGGGAACAACTTTTAGAGTATTATGCAAATGGGAAAACTCTAGGGGAAGCAGAAGAAAATCTCTTGACTTGTTTGGCAGAATTGTTCTCGCAGGTATGGTGTATTTGCTGGAAAATTGATTAAATCTACTTTCAAATTGGTGTTTGTTTCCGCTCATACTTGTACGCATTCTTTTCTGCTATGCTTTCcgatatatatgtatatgtatatatatatatatatattgcggTCCTCAAACATTGCTGTGATTTGACCTTTTGTTATGTCCTACAATCATAAGTTCAATGGCTGTGATGAGTTATCCTTTGCAATTTGTCTGTGTTGTACAAGAATAGCTAACGGTAACTTCCTTCAGAAAGCTGCTGTCTTTGCATGTACGAGGAGTAAAAGTATGTCCTTTGTGTTGAACACAAAGATGTATAGCTTCATGAACATGAGACTACATGGTTCGATTTTTTTGTGAACGTTTTTGGATCTATTTTCTTGTACAAAACACTTTGTTTGGTTGTGAATATTCGTAGCACTCTCTTGTGAAGATTGGCCCCAGTAAGTCCTAGATAAACTGATTGTTGGTACTTACACCTTCCCCAAGATcacatttaatttttattgCATCTTTTCTGCTTCTTGATACTTCAACTGGTTGTCGATTACTATGCCCATAatccctaatttaattgctctatttcatgatttggaTGATAATTTAGGAGTTTTGTGTGCATACTCTTTCGAGTCCAGAGTATTGACTAGAAAGGTACATGTCATGTCAGTCTTGCTGCTTATGGTGAACATTTAATTTGCCAACTAAATGTTCCTTATCAAAGAGGAAACTTCACAATCAGAAGATATTTTTTTAACTGAATCTGATTTTGGTTAGACACTTGGTGGAATCTTTCTTGTATTACTGTTACTTAATTGAAGGGTTGGTGTGAGTGGAAAAGCTATTCTATAACGTCCTAACTTCAAAAGGCAACCAAGTTTTTGCTTGCCTAGCAAAGTAATAGCCCAGTTAAATTAAGAGAGAACTAGATAAGGAGATGCCACACATTGGACATGCATGCATTGAAGGATGTATTGGAGGTCAAACTGGGAGATCTGTCAGTTCTACAATATATTGCACAACAGTCCATAAGTGATGTTTATTTTAGATAACTCTGTTGTGCTTTATTTAAATACATAGTGATAATATTGATATTTCGAGTAGAAATTGCAACTTTAGGTTTTAGGCTCTAATGAATATCTGAACTTTTACCCCCAGATAAGTtcacaaaagaagaaaacaggTGTCATTGCACCAAAGCGTTTTGTTCAGAGAGTGAGAAAACAAAATGAACTTTTCCGTGGCTACATGCATCAGGTATATCTTATGATCTAATTTTTTTGTGTTTACATTACATTGTTATGCAagtattcaaaaagaaaaaaagaaaaaaaaaagatatgcaAGTATTCAACCagtcttcactttttttttgttttggttgggggggggggggtggtaaGGGTTTAAAATTAACAAGTGAAATCGTAGTTGTTGTCTATCTATGCACAAATGTGTTTTTCCTGAATTTCTTAAAAGGTTATTGAAACATTGGCAAAATGCTATGCTCATCGAGCCACAGCTCATATCAATATGCCTGATCTTTCTTGATTTTAAGAACCTTTGGTAGCAATACATTCTGTACAAGCTAATTAGATTGAGTCTATGGTAAGCCATACATGTTTCAGAAGCTAATAATATGAACTTTGATAAGGTTGAGATAATCTGACATTGGGATAGGAAGCTGAAGTATGCTGAACTGTATTGAGCTAGTCATTCTGCACTCAATTATTTCTATTTTCATGTATACAATTGTGTCTCCTTCCTTTGTGTGGCTTTGTTTCTTATGATATATGGAGAATGTTATATATTAGATATCCTTCGACGTATCATGTACTTTTGTAGGATGCCCATGAATTTTTGAACTTCTTGCTCAATGAACTTGTTGATATACTGGAGAAAGAGTCGCAAGTAGCAAAATGTCCACCATCTCAGGAAAGGATTGCTAATGGGCAGAATAATGCTCGGTCAAATGGTGTCAAGGAGCCACTGGTTACCTGGGTACACAAGAATTTTCAGGTAATGCTCTTTTAAGTTCCTCTGATGCTTCCCCTAATTTCAATACCATCGTTGATAGGAAGAGCATGTGTGATCCCTGAGGACATTTGTGCATGATTTCCATTTGTTCTATTTGTCCGCTGATACTAGATGGAAAAAATATGAGGTTTAATTTTAAGTCAGTGGGGTGTGTGTTTATCTAAAAATTCAGCGTTTAGTCCATCAAAGGGGAGATATCTTTgtacttttcctttttcctctgcACTGATGGCTCGCACATTGTTTGTTATTTGTTCTTGTTCAGGGAATACTTACCAATGAGACAAGGTGTCTAAGGTGTGAGACGGTTACAGCAAGGGATGAGACATTCTTTGACTTGAGCCTTGATATTGAACAGAATAGTTCTATCACTAGCTGTCTCAAAAACTTCAGTTCCACAGAAACCTTGAATGCGGAGGATAAGTTTTTCTGTGACAAGTGCAGTAGGTAGGTCTCTCTGCTTGCTTTCTTTCATTAAGAGAATCCATGCAATACGCAATAATGTGTTCCATTCTGCAATTTAGCCTGCAAGAGGCTCAAAAGAGGATGAAGATTAAAAAGCCACCTCAAATTCTAGTCATCCATCTGAAGCGTTTCAAATACATGGAACAACTTGGTCGATACAAGAAGTTGTCCTATCGCGTAGTGTTCCCTCTAGAGCTGAAACTGAGCAACACTGTGGAAAACGCTGATTCTGAATACTCTTTGTTTGCTGTTGTCGTTCATGTGGGGAGTGGGCCCAACCATGGGCATTATGTTAGTCTTGTAAAAAGCCACAACCACTGGTTGTTTTTTGATGATGAAAATGTGGAGATGATTGATGAGTCGGCTGTTCAGACTTTCTTTGGATCTGCTCAGGAGTACTCAAGCAATACGGATCATGGATACATCCTCTTCTATGAGTGCCTTTCTTCAGATGAGAAGAGCTGATGAAAGGGCATCTAATCAAGTGACTATATACTTTTGCCGTTTTATAGCAAAGTGTTTTCTGTCCTCTACTCATTTGATCTCCTTTTGTTACCCATCACGCTCAATCGGCTCAGAGACTAGATGCTTGTAGAGTGGATGTTCGATGTATACCGGACAACTATTTGTCGCAATAAAAACAAGTGCAAATCTTGATACAGGAATACTGTCTGTCTTGAGATGTTTGCTGGTGATTAGGTGACTGaaactttcacatatcccacACCTTAAAAACTGATGAGAGTTTCTCATTTGTGTCAAATTCTTGCGGGATTTCATTTAGCCACAGACTTAATCATGCATTTCCTTTTATGGGTATAGTCTTGCACATGGTAGTATTTCATAAAATGAGAGTCTCTAGGCTAGAATTTTGCTAATAAGTCTGGTTTTTTCTCCTATTCTTCAacaccttttttcttttctccttttgtgACAGCATGTTTGCTAATGGTGATTGCAGGGACACTGTTGGAAACCCACCCAACTCCATTACACACATGTTATTTGCTGATCTAGCTTCTGTACATTTTGTTACAAATGCATAAATGGGGCCTATGCCCCTTAAATTGTGAACAGCACCCCACTtaaaggaaaatggaaaaagaaaaaaaaaaaaaaaaagatggattCTCGGTTGCATCTTCCCATCTGTATAAAGGCATGTACCGCCAGGAAGAATTTGGCTCCGGTATTTGTTTAGTCATTTTCAAAGTATGCATCTTGCAGAGGGCTGAGGAAacctatatacatatatgtatggtCCATCATTGAATGAAAACGTAGTCGGAAAGCACTAAAAGTTGTGACAGGTAAGCGTTAATGTAAACAAGAgggactttcattttccaaattagaGTTCTCCTTTTTACATGGTTTGATCCTAGAGCCACCGGGAAAAGAATTGAAATGACGCATCTTGCACCTTTAAGCACATGCTTTCCAGGTTAAAATTCCAACTCCAATTTGAAAAGTTACGCATGAAGTATAAAGTGACGTAAAACATTAAGTAATGTACATGATTCGTCTAATATTTTCATTGTTATTGTGCCTCGCTGTTGTTCCTCTGCCTTGTGTTCTAAAGTAGTAAAAGCAAGGGAAACTATTCCAAATAAGAACATTTGATCAGCAGCACTCTCCAAACAAAACTTTTTTATTACATgcacaacaacaacaaagatGTGCCTTTGCGAGATTTGGAAACATCAGAAACCAGAGCTTGCTAAATGAAGCCGCTTTGATTTCACTCAGTCTCCAAATATGCATAGGATTTGGTACGTAGCTCCTCTCTATGTATAAAGGTACTCTTTCCCCAGTTTTCTTCACGTAGTACTTCTTCTTTCCATCACAGCAGCAGCAGCGGCAGAAGAAGACCAATCCATCGAACCAAAGTCTCTCAAGTGTTTTACAATGTCGGTGTTTCATCCATCCGTGGAACTGCAAGTTATCTGCGCCGACTACTTTGGCGACGAACTTGTGTTGCCTCTGCCCAAGCTTTAATAACAAGATGGATAGCTACAAAAGCAGCGGGAAGAATACTGCAGCAAGGGTATCTGGAAAACCTGCTGCCACCGAGGTCCAGAATAAGGGTACTGACCATCATCAGTCCATGGTTCGAAGTCTTGGGCGAGAccgagacgactcggccgagtcgtcaccgtctcgGCCCCTACCGATACGATATCGTGACGAAACGATACCGAAATACTTGACTCGCCGAGAaatcggccgagtcgtcaccgcgacggattgactcggccgagtcacacTGAGTCACTCCGAGTTATCCCGAGTCAAGACGAGAAATCAGCGAGTCACACCGCGACGGATTGACATGGctgtttcttttgctattttttaattatttttatttagcatacttttttatattattaataatttttagaatattaaatactttaaaatttgcgtctcaccgagaccgcgaccgatatgtcgagaccgatgtggaacgttcCGGGCTGCGACCGCGACCGCAACCGTGACTTTGAACCATGATCATCACCACCCCCCCCTGTAGCCACAAGAAATCATTCCTGGGATTCTCTCCGGCTTTTGATGGCTTGCATTGTTTCGAGACGCTGAATTGGAATTGATGAGGTTCACCATCCTCAAAAGAAACCACAAACGTATCCTTCTCCCTTCCATGTCAAAAGGAGGTAGTAGTCACACTGTAGTGGCTTTTCGTAATATCCTAGTAGCTTGTTTCCGGATTTCTTCTCGAGGGGATCACGTTTGTATATACCGATGCTTCCATCCATGTTTGTGACTTCAAGTCCTCTATTTTTGTTATCTCTAACATCCTAATCCCACCCACCTCTTCTTACATAAAACCAAGGGAAAGATGAAAGAAACTtgatatgaatttttttttttttcttcgaaAGCGTCTTTTGCTTTAAAACCACCTACTAGCTAAAAATCTTAAAGAGGCATAGAAATCCTATGCCTGTAATCAGTCAGTTAATGACCACACCACCGGGCATTAGGACTCTCGAAATAACCAGATCCacaattcatgattttaagtacAATCTATCGTTTtccctaatttaattttttaccaTGCGTACCTTTAGCGTTCATACCACCTGCGAATTGTGTTAGAATCAATCACACCCCAAAATCCTCGAAACTCCATAATACAACACAGTATTAAACTAACCAACCAACAAACTAATTCCAAAATCTCATTATTATCCTTCATAGAGATTTCTTCGTTTTCATAACTCTAACAATGCACTTGAGACTAGAATTGCAGAATGATTTTTAACTTATCCTCAAACCATGAAAAATTACAGTCGATGGTCTACATGAAagctataaaagaaaaaaaaaagagagcgaAAAGTAGCAGTTTTATACACTACATATTTACATACATTGAACCATTGCACTAGCGTTCCATCAATGAACCGAGCGCAGTAAATAAATACAGCGTCAATAATAGGCACAATTTGTGTTCGAGGCTCATTCAAATGCCATGGACATGAAAGTATCGTGATCCGACAATTTTTCAACATCAAATAGTTCCTCATCAGCGTAGCTCACATCTTCAGAACCACTAAGTGTCGGGTTGGAAGTATCCTGTTGAAGATAATCATCATTATCAGCGATTTCAGAGCTAAAGGGAGCTCAGTGTGTTTGTGCATTATTAAAGGGTATTTCTgggactttattttttttttttggcttcaaGCATCCTTTTGCCACAATAAAGTGGACAAGTGCTCCACTTCAAAACAAGTATAAAAGATAACTCCAATTGCAGTTTTAAACGATAGCTTCCTTTGGTAAATTGATCTATTTAGCTCATGATGAAGTTCGAGCGAATACAAGGATATAACatatttatgttgattaagtaCCTCAGTTTCGCGGAATCCTTCAGCAACAGTTAGCAGCCTTCTGTATTGAGCTCTTGCCTCAGGGTATTGAGCCATGGACTTGACCCTAGAAAGTGCTTTTTGTAACCTCTCTTCAGtctgttttcttccttcctgTAGAAAATCATAATCATCATCCTTTCTGGGCATGTTTTCAGCGCTTGGACATTTGGCAACTGCATCTGGGCGAAAACCCCTTAAACCACTCCCTTTCCGCCTCCACCGCAATATCACCTTCTCTAGGATTCCCACCGACCAAATTATTGTTTTATACTTCTTCCTCACCTGATGCCCCCGTACATGAGCCTTTACACCAGAACAACAGAAACAGGAAATGAGTTCTGAATCCACATGGTTTGTGCATGGTAAAATGAACTGGTCATATCTAAATGTTTTAAGAAAGATATATAATGTACATACAGGTCCCAACCCACAGAACCGAGGAGGATATACTAAAGATAATTAGAAGCACGAAAccaccacacacacacaccccaAAAAAAAGTTCAAATTGTTCAACCAGCGAGTTTCCCAGAACATTAGGCCAAGTTTTATAGCAAATCATGATCCTAAATTGTgtggaaaatgaaatgcaaagttTACTGCCATGGAAAGCACAAACTTAGTGAACCAATGAAAGATTTGCTATCAAAATTTACACTACCAAAGTTCATTTGGGGTGCATGACCAAATATTCTTGCTATTTTTCAAGAGAATGAACTATGCTCTTCCAAACAAAAGTTAAAACAACATGTtaagaaatgaaaaaggaaatacCCACCTGGATTTTAACAATTCTTTGCCTAATAATTAGAAATTCTTTTCGCTTCTTCCAACCACGAAACTTTTTCTGAATGCTTATTGCAGCACCATGAGCAGTCCAATCATTCTTACCCAGCCTGCTTGTTTTGGCTGCTATAAGAGAGAGAGTATGCTCGTCCATAGATGATGACTCATTAATGTGCTGAATATCAAGCTGCTTCCTCTGAAAGGATTGAATCCTAAAAATTTGATGAATCCGAGCAGCTGCTTGAGTTGCATTCGATACAGCAGCCATAGAATCCTTCAATGACAGTGAATCTGGCACATCCTGTTCAGTAATTGGAGATGCAACACGTTCTGAAACAGTTTTTATAGCTTTTGCTTCAGAGTATTGCAAGGTATCATCATCCTTTGAATCTTTCACAGCCAATCTTGAAAGGTGTGTTGTCAAGGAGCACTCAGCAAGAAAACCAGCTATCCCCTTGTGTCCATTTGCGGAAGCAAGGTCTGCAGGAGTTCTGCCCAAAGGATGTTCAGCAGATGGATCTGTTAACGCTCCAGGAGCCGCACCAAGAGAAACCAGAACAGCAACCGTGTCCTCCCTGTCAAACAAGCGAGGGAAAATATAAAAAGCATTCCTCCAAAACCATGTAAAGCTAAACACTAGCTCACATCaaacttcaaaaaattatttcttcAGTTGCTTCTCACTTTTGGGAAGCAAAATATGAAATGAATCTAAATTTTACAGAAAATTAGTGTTTAAACTTCATGACAAAAAACCCATTGACACTGTCAGATTTGACTTTTGCACAAGTGACAAGGCACCATCACTTCTCataacagaaaaaaaattaaaggaaaaacaaGTAATATAGATTACATGCATTTGAATTATACACAAAAACAGAAAGACAACACCCACGGGGTGTCTCTTGTTTAGCAGAATAAAAACTCCAAAAGCCTTTTTACCTGCCACATAGAGCAGCCCAGTGAAGTGCAGTCCATCCATTTACATCACGAAAATCTATACTAATTCCTGAAATAATGACTGGCTTTATGGCCCAGTTAAAACCAAGAGCAGCTGCTAAATGCAGAACTCCTTGACCCTCATCGTCAAGAAGACTTGGGCCTTTTCCACCTTCGGTCACTTTCTGGATCAGCCATGTGTAAAACTTCTCCTTCAACAGCTTTTCACCATGTTGCTCCTCTATTCCCTTGGGTGGGGAGACATCCCTCGGTGACAGAGTTGCCATCTGATTGTATTCTGCCTCCATCAATAAAAATATCTTATTGACAACAACGTTTTTGTCAGTAATAGTTTCAGAGACACTCTGGGTGCTACCTATCGGTCCTGTCAAGAATAATTTCTCGAGCCGTCTTTGGAGATGCATCTCAATTGCATCACTTCCAGGAATATCTGCAAAATCAATTTCCTGCGAGGGTCCAGCTCGATATTCAAATTCTCGTACTTCACTACAAGCCAACCGATTTGAACAAGTCACGTAAAATGGGACAAGCCCAGCCTTGTGTGGTGGCGCATGGCAACAAAGAACTCCTTCTGATAAGACTTCTGCTGGGACCTCCAGTTCTCCAAACATACATGACCACTTATATCTTGTAAACTCTTGTCCACTCTTGAGAAATCTTCCAGTAATTAGCACCTGCTTTGTTCAGAATTTCAGACATATTAATCTTATGACAATCTAAAAGAACAAACATGTTAAGTCCTAAGCTGATGCTTAGCTCAACAAAGTGGAAACCGTAAAATACCTAGATATTAAAACCATTAGCTTGTAATCTTTGACtacaaaaatatcaaatttagcAATCAATATCTGTTAAGACAACTCATCAAACCTATTGATCCCCTTAGCAAAGGGTTCAGGTTGAGAGGGGTGGGCAAAGATGCCAATACATACGTCATCATTGTCAAGGCACATGATAATAACCATGGTAACCAAAAACTACAATTTTTCAAACAGTAAGGCAAAAGCAACATCCATTTCTGCTTGTTATCAATCCAGTTATTTCGTAAAAGTAACCAAGATGATCGATGATTGCTATATACCTTGGTCTCCAACCTTGAGTAAGCCCAATTTGGTGAAAAATCAGTGATGCTAAATAGTTGATCTTGGGAGAGTGAGAAATTTAATGTGTCTGCATCCAGTTGCAGCTGGGTGGGAGTACAGGAATCACCAACCACATCCTCAGTCTGTATCACACTCCATGAGTATCCATTGGTTGATTGCAAAGGCAATTCCTCAACTTCACCTAATTCTTTAGCCATCCATCGGGAGAAGCTGTCCACTTTCTTCAAGCTTTCTTCTGCTTGGATTCCACTCAGATGTGGCTGCTTCAGAACCAAAGAGCAGTTTCCAGACCCTGCAGAAGGCATACCATTCTCAGCCTTGTAACTCATCATATATCCGGCTTCTACATTTTGTCGCAGTTTTTGCACGTCCCTTTCCACAGCTTCGTCTTCTTGCCCATCAGGCCTCATGTAAAATGGATCTGCAGCAGATTGAAGAAGTGCAGAAAGAGATTTCTGCTCCCATAAACTTCCTTTGCCATAATAAGCAGAATCCGGAATCAGATTCTGACCAAAAGGCACTCCTTGCATGGGCGATAAACAATCTCCCTACAAGCAAAATGCCAAAAGCCTAAGCTTGTAAATATGAATGATTAGATGAGAAATAATAGTCAAAGATGCAAATTGTTCAAGACACAACATAACAAACTCGTAAAAGTTTCAAAAGAAGGGAACACAAGCTATCAGAAAAAATGACTTGGCACATAatgaggaaaaagggaaaatacAACTTTGATGCCGTTAATTAGGTCAAATGCATTCGTATCAGGCATTTTCAGAAGGCTTTAAGAATCTTTTAAGTTTGTTTTAACACTAATATACAGTCCAAGCAGTTATAGAAACTAGGGGTAACATGGATATCAAATTTAACGGAAGCATATTAACTGTCAAATTTTGTAGAATTTTGGCTAGCTCAAAAGAGTACAGGTGTCAACTAATTTTTACAGAGACTTAATTTTAGCTACATGAGCTGACAATATCTGGAaggattaaaatgcataaacaAGCACTTAAATTTAAAACTGAAAAATCTGTAACCCAATGAGATTCTAGTGAAAGCATCCAGCATCATACCAAGGGAATAACTGTTTCATGCTAAACAATTATCCTCCCATATGCCACTCTACAACTAGCAGCAAATTAGGACGATCCTGAACAAAAAAGTTCTGAGACACTAACCAACAAAACCAAGAGCAGCACAAATAATGCAGCAAATATGTGATCAGTCCTACCATTCAAAGAGAAATTTTAATCATGTCACATCAAATAAAAGTGAACCTCTGTGATTGTTCAAAGGAAAGTAAATGTTAAAATTGCTGACCAAATATAGGTTTGAAAACTTTAAAATTGCTGACAAAGGTTTTGCATATTAACACCCGTGATCAGCTCTAATACCACTCTTTGTTCACGTTAAACAGCATATGAACTTTGggatttgtaaactaattattAAGTTTTTAAGGCAAATTATTATTAGCTTGAAAGAACACAAGTTTCAAGTCTTGAAAAGTTTGCTACCTGCCAATTTGCTTGGTGTGCTGGGGGATTCCAGGACTTCTGTCCACCACCAACCATACCTGCCAACGTTTAGCCCAACATATTGATTCCCTTCACTAAAGGAATTTCTAAGGATCAATATTGACAAATAAAGTTGATAACTTGACATCTCAGATACCTGTTGTACATTGTCCCAAGACCTCTTCCCAAGATGCTGAATCTAGTGTTCTTTCAACACCAGGTACAAAATTACTTTCAGGGTGATCAACAGTGCGTCCATCATGAACTGAAGCCGAAGAAGTAGGCTGACTACCTATATgttgaaaagttttttaaaatcaACCGATATTCACTAAGCAATCCAtcagaagaaaaggaaattagTCAGTCACAAAAGATACCCAAAGACTGAAGCACATTATAAGAGCTTGA containing:
- the LOC113726645 gene encoding ubiquitin carboxyl-terminal hydrolase 3 isoform X1; translation: MGATGSKLEKALGDQFPEGERYFGLENFGNTCYCNSVLQALYFCVPFREQLLEYYANGKTLGEAEENLLTCLAELFSQISSQKKKTGVIAPKRFVQRVRKQNELFRGYMHQDAHEFLNFLLNELVDILEKESQVAKCPPSQERIANGQNNARSNGVKEPLVTWVHKNFQGILTNETRCLRCETVTARDETFFDLSLDIEQNSSITSCLKNFSSTETLNAEDKFFCDKCSSLQEAQKRMKIKKPPQILVIHLKRFKYMEQLGRYKKLSYRVVFPLELKLSNTVENADSEYSLFAVVVHVGSGPNHGHYVSLVKSHNHWLFFDDENVEMIDESAVQTFFGSAQEYSSNTDHGYILFYECLSSDEKS
- the LOC113726645 gene encoding ubiquitin carboxyl-terminal hydrolase 3 isoform X2, whose translation is MGATGSKLEKALGDQFPEGERYFGLENFGNTCYCNSVLQISSQKKKTGVIAPKRFVQRVRKQNELFRGYMHQDAHEFLNFLLNELVDILEKESQVAKCPPSQERIANGQNNARSNGVKEPLVTWVHKNFQGILTNETRCLRCETVTARDETFFDLSLDIEQNSSITSCLKNFSSTETLNAEDKFFCDKCSSLQEAQKRMKIKKPPQILVIHLKRFKYMEQLGRYKKLSYRVVFPLELKLSNTVENADSEYSLFAVVVHVGSGPNHGHYVSLVKSHNHWLFFDDENVEMIDESAVQTFFGSAQEYSSNTDHGYILFYECLSSDEKS
- the LOC113726646 gene encoding calmodulin-binding transcription activator 2; the encoded protein is MAGSGSQNLGFRLDIKQILSEAQHRWLRPAEICEILRNYQKFYITPEPPVKPASGSVFLFDRKVLRYFRKDGHNWRKKKDGKTVKEAHEKLKVGSVDMLHCYYAHGEENENFQRRSYWMLEQDLMHIVFVHYLEVKGNKANIQCLKDAGTVSSNSQDDSSLSFGSPANSDRLASPYTDMTSPTSTLTSACEDAESEINHPASSTFHPYLETTQEDFRGLENLDAGFSSSYNVLQSLGSQPTSSASVHDGRTVDHPESNFVPGVERTLDSASWEEVLGQCTTGMVGGGQKSWNPPAHQANWQGDCLSPMQGVPFGQNLIPDSAYYGKGSLWEQKSLSALLQSAADPFYMRPDGQEDEAVERDVQKLRQNVEAGYMMSYKAENGMPSAGSGNCSLVLKQPHLSGIQAEESLKKVDSFSRWMAKELGEVEELPLQSTNGYSWSVIQTEDVVGDSCTPTQLQLDADTLNFSLSQDQLFSITDFSPNWAYSRLETKVLITGRFLKSGQEFTRYKWSCMFGELEVPAEVLSEGVLCCHAPPHKAGLVPFYVTCSNRLACSEVREFEYRAGPSQEIDFADIPGSDAIEMHLQRRLEKLFLTGPIGSTQSVSETITDKNVVVNKIFLLMEAEYNQMATLSPRDVSPPKGIEEQHGEKLLKEKFYTWLIQKVTEGGKGPSLLDDEGQGVLHLAAALGFNWAIKPVIISGISIDFRDVNGWTALHWAALCGREDTVAVLVSLGAAPGALTDPSAEHPLGRTPADLASANGHKGIAGFLAECSLTTHLSRLAVKDSKDDDTLQYSEAKAIKTVSERVASPITEQDVPDSLSLKDSMAAVSNATQAAARIHQIFRIQSFQRKQLDIQHINESSSMDEHTLSLIAAKTSRLGKNDWTAHGAAISIQKKFRGWKKRKEFLIIRQRIVKIQAHVRGHQVRKKYKTIIWSVGILEKVILRWRRKGSGLRGFRPDAVAKCPSAENMPRKDDDYDFLQEGRKQTEERLQKALSRVKSMAQYPEARAQYRRLLTVAEGFRETEDTSNPTLSGSEDVSYADEELFDVEKLSDHDTFMSMAFE